Part of the Cetobacterium somerae ATCC BAA-474 genome is shown below.
TATGAATATTTTTATTATTTTTTAAAATTTCTATTTCATCTATTGTTTCTAAAATAATAATATTTATGTTTTCTATTTTTAACTTTAATATTTTTTCAGCTTCGCACTCTCTAGCTACTGCAAAATATTTACAACCGTTTTCTGATAAAAATCTAACTATATTTTCTATTCCATGCCCATAAGCATTAGCTTTTACAACAGCTATTATCTCTTTATTTCTAAGTTTTTTTAAATAGTGATAGTTATGTAGAATATTTTCTTTAGAAACTTTTATTTTAAAATCTTTTAATCCCATAACACTCTCCCTATTACTTTTTTACAATAGTATACTCTAAAAACAAAAAAAGGTGAAACATTGTTTCACCTTTTTTAGAAAGTATTATCCTAATAGCTCTTCATTATATTTGTCTATTTCTGCTAATATATCCTCTGTTGTACTCATTGACATTACTCTTTCAACTAACGCCTCTGCTGAAGCTTTATCGATAGCCATTATATTTTTCTTTACTTTTGCAACTGAAATAGCTGACATTGAGAATGCATCTAATCCCATTCCAAATAATAAAGCTGTTGCTCTAGCTTCTCCTGCAAACTCTCCACACATTGATATAGAGATTCCACCTTCATGAGCTCCATCTATTGCTGCTTTAATAGCTGCTAAAACTCCTGGATTGTATGTATCGTATAAGTGAGATATTCTCTCATTTCCTCTATCTACTGCTAATGTATATTGAGTTAAGTCATTTGTTCCTATTGAGAAGAAATCAACTTCTTGTGCAAACCATTTAGCTCTAAATGCTGTAGCTGGAGTTTCAATCATAATTCCTAATTGAATATCCTCATCAAATTTTATTCCTTCAGCTCTTAATTCAGCTTTACACTCTTCTAATAAAGCTTTTGATTTTCTACACTCTTCTATTGAAATTACCATAGGTAACATTATTTTAATATATCCAAATGCTGATGCTCTTAAAAGCGCTCTAAACTGTGTTTTTAAGATTTCAGGTCTATCTAGACATATTCTTAAAGCTCTCCATCCTAAGAACGGATTTTCCTCATGTGGTAGCTCCATATACGGTAATGATTTATCTCCACCTATATCCATTGTTCTAATTGTTACTGGATATGATTTTCCATTTTCATCTTTCATTGATTCAGCAACAATTTTATAAGCTTCAAATTGCTCATCCTCTGTTGGGAATCTATCATTTGCCATGAATAAAAACTCTGTTCTATAAAGACCGATTCCATTAGCACCATTTCTTAGAACTCCTGCAACATCTTTTGGAGATCCTATATTTGCCCAAGCTCCAACAGTTATTCCATCTTTCGATGTAGCTGTTTTATCTTTTAATTGCTTTAATAACTCTTTTTCTTCTAAATATTTCTCTCTTTTCTTTGAATACTTTTCTACATCCTCTTGTGTAGGTTCAATTATAACATCACCAGTTAAAGCATCAACTATTATCGAAGCTTCATTAGTTACTAATTCAGTTATATTTCCAGTTCCAACTACTGCTGGAATCTCCAAAGATCTAGCCATAATAGATGAGTGAGCTGTTTTTCCACCAATATCAGTTATAAATGCTACAACATTTTTTAAGTCTAATTGAGCAGTATCTGATGGAGTTAAGTCTCT
Proteins encoded:
- the ptsP gene encoding phosphoenolpyruvate--protein phosphotransferase codes for the protein MRKFVKGIDASPGVAVGKVFLYKEEELFIDKSECSNIEIQKEKLIEGREKTKEQLLKIREKTARQLGEDKAAIFDGHITLLEDEDLFDEVTELIEDEKITAENALEQGISGYCDMLANLEDEYLRERAADLRDIAKRWLYNIVGIDIVDLSSLPANSVVVARDLTPSDTAQLDLKNVVAFITDIGGKTAHSSIMARSLEIPAVVGTGNITELVTNEASIIVDALTGDVIIEPTQEDVEKYSKKREKYLEEKELLKQLKDKTATSKDGITVGAWANIGSPKDVAGVLRNGANGIGLYRTEFLFMANDRFPTEDEQFEAYKIVAESMKDENGKSYPVTIRTMDIGGDKSLPYMELPHEENPFLGWRALRICLDRPEILKTQFRALLRASAFGYIKIMLPMVISIEECRKSKALLEECKAELRAEGIKFDEDIQLGIMIETPATAFRAKWFAQEVDFFSIGTNDLTQYTLAVDRGNERISHLYDTYNPGVLAAIKAAIDGAHEGGISISMCGEFAGEARATALLFGMGLDAFSMSAISVAKVKKNIMAIDKASAEALVERVMSMSTTEDILAEIDKYNEELLG